A single region of the Archangium lipolyticum genome encodes:
- a CDS encoding sigma 54-interacting transcriptional regulator — translation MQQKPISDISTAVTPRRTRSQAPRPVPVLTVISHPMPQRIGERLVMEAVSDGKPVALSRNAPDFSHPGSSALGMPLADTFLSRKPVLFEPGPNGGMVLRVEEGGTQVRVAGEPFVGARELGPEELALGVPLVLAERVALLLHVEPSNAEPSRDGLGMAGRGLGIRRVREDISRVADLNVPVLIRGETGTGKELVAQAIHQSSNRRNGPFLSVNLGALPRELAAAELFGAQRGAYTGSTKDREGFFRAAHGGTLFLDEVGEAPPEVQVALLRVLETGEVYPVGGHSPVSVDVRLITATDADLEDRIRRELFRAPLLHRLAGFEIQVPPLRERREDIGLLFLHFARQELEATGEAWRLTPEVSPADPWLPALLAERLMRFKWPGNVRQLRNLTRQLIIGSRGLETLRVSSRIEQELDSAVIPTPVRTVSAPSPVVVNLEEKGAARRKPSEVGEEEMLDALRACSWDIKATAERLGITRSSLYELIDRSSRIRTAGDLSPEEVTSCFHECQGDLDAMVRRLEVSKRALQRRLRELGLESSRER, via the coding sequence ATGCAGCAGAAGCCGATTTCCGACATCTCCACCGCCGTCACGCCCAGACGCACCCGGTCACAGGCTCCACGCCCGGTGCCGGTCCTCACCGTCATTTCCCACCCCATGCCCCAGCGCATTGGCGAGCGGCTGGTGATGGAGGCGGTGAGTGACGGCAAGCCGGTGGCCCTGTCCCGCAACGCTCCGGACTTCTCGCACCCGGGCAGCTCCGCCCTGGGCATGCCGCTGGCGGACACGTTCCTCAGCCGCAAGCCGGTGCTCTTCGAGCCCGGCCCCAACGGGGGCATGGTGCTGCGGGTGGAGGAGGGGGGGACCCAGGTGCGTGTGGCGGGCGAGCCCTTCGTGGGAGCCCGGGAGCTCGGGCCCGAGGAGCTGGCCCTGGGCGTGCCGCTGGTGCTCGCCGAGCGCGTCGCGCTGCTGCTGCACGTGGAGCCCTCCAACGCGGAGCCCTCGCGTGATGGGCTGGGCATGGCGGGCCGGGGCCTGGGCATCCGCCGGGTGCGCGAGGACATCTCCCGCGTGGCGGACCTGAACGTGCCGGTGCTCATCCGGGGCGAGACGGGGACGGGCAAGGAGCTGGTGGCCCAGGCCATCCACCAGAGCAGCAACCGCCGCAACGGGCCCTTCCTCAGCGTCAACCTGGGCGCGCTCCCCCGGGAGCTGGCCGCCGCGGAGCTCTTCGGCGCGCAGCGGGGCGCCTACACGGGCTCCACCAAGGACCGGGAGGGCTTCTTCCGCGCCGCGCACGGCGGCACCCTCTTCCTGGACGAGGTGGGCGAGGCGCCGCCCGAGGTGCAGGTGGCGCTGCTGCGCGTGCTGGAGACGGGCGAGGTGTACCCGGTGGGTGGGCACTCACCGGTGTCGGTGGACGTGCGGCTCATCACCGCCACGGACGCGGACCTGGAGGATCGCATCCGCCGGGAGCTCTTCCGCGCGCCGCTGCTGCACCGGCTGGCCGGCTTCGAAATCCAGGTGCCGCCGCTGCGCGAGCGCCGCGAGGACATCGGCCTGCTCTTCCTCCACTTCGCCCGCCAGGAGTTGGAGGCCACGGGCGAGGCCTGGCGTCTGACGCCCGAGGTCTCTCCCGCCGATCCCTGGCTGCCCGCGCTCCTGGCCGAGCGGCTGATGCGCTTCAAGTGGCCCGGCAACGTCCGGCAGCTGCGCAACCTCACCCGGCAGCTCATCATCGGCAGCCGGGGCCTGGAGACCCTGCGGGTGTCCTCGCGCATCGAGCAGGAGCTGGACTCCGCCGTCATTCCCACCCCCGTGCGCACCGTGTCCGCTCCGTCTCCCGTGGTGGTCAACCTCGAGGAGAAGGGGGCGGCCCGGCGCAAGCCCTCGGAGGTGGGCGAGGAGGAGATGCTGGACGCCCTGCGCGCCTGCTCCTGGGACATCAAGGCCACCGCCGAGCGGCTGGGCATCACCCGCTCCTCGCTCTACGAGCTCATCGACAGGAGCTCCCGCATCCGCACCGCGGGGGACTTGAGCCCCGAGGAGGTCACCAGCTGCTTCCACGAGTGCCAGGGCGACCTGGACGCGATGGTGCGGCGGCTCGAGGTCTCCAAGCGCGCGCTCCAGCGCCGCCTGCGCGAGCTGGGCCTGGAGTCCTCGCGGGAGCGGTGA
- a CDS encoding universal stress protein yields the protein MARILIAVDGSPASLRALGFGASLAAKLGVGIVLLHAMPPVVLPPDDGGPLAASELSHTLQAEGARLLAALGDKARSYGVPVETVLGMGDAASVIHERAEAPDIEMVVMGSRGQGAMARLLLGSVATQVVHRSSRPVVVVR from the coding sequence ATGGCTCGCATCCTCATCGCCGTCGATGGCTCTCCAGCGTCCCTGCGGGCCCTGGGATTCGGGGCATCCCTGGCCGCGAAGCTGGGGGTGGGCATCGTCCTGCTGCATGCCATGCCCCCGGTGGTGCTGCCACCGGACGACGGAGGCCCGCTGGCGGCCTCCGAGCTGAGTCACACCCTCCAGGCCGAGGGCGCCCGGTTGCTGGCGGCCCTGGGGGACAAGGCCCGCTCGTACGGAGTGCCGGTGGAGACGGTGCTGGGAATGGGGGACGCGGCGAGCGTCATCCACGAGCGGGCGGAGGCGCCCGACATCGAGATGGTGGTGATGGGGAGCCGGGGCCAGGGAGCGATGGCGCGACTGCTGCTCGGCAGCGTGGCCACCCAGGTGGTGCATCGGAGCAGCAGACCCGTGGTGGTGGTGCGATGA
- a CDS encoding universal stress protein, producing MRRILVAVDGTPVAREAARVGLELAGRVGARVTLVHVLPTSVAEGETADFAAFERACEDYANGLLAEVHPGNGRSGPATDQVVLHGEPAEAISKAAEAEDVDMVIVGTRARGTLARTLLGSVADTLLRQCPKPLMVVPESANRVRTE from the coding sequence ATGCGGAGGATACTCGTGGCGGTGGATGGCACCCCGGTGGCACGCGAGGCGGCGCGCGTGGGACTGGAGCTGGCCGGGCGCGTGGGCGCACGCGTGACGCTGGTGCATGTGCTGCCCACCTCGGTGGCCGAGGGCGAGACGGCCGACTTCGCCGCCTTCGAGCGGGCCTGCGAGGACTACGCGAACGGGCTGCTGGCGGAGGTCCACCCGGGCAATGGCCGGAGCGGACCGGCCACGGATCAGGTGGTGCTGCACGGCGAGCCGGCGGAGGCCATCTCGAAGGCGGCCGAGGCGGAGGACGTGGACATGGTCATCGTGGGGACGAGGGCGCGCGGGACGCTGGCGCGCACGCTGCTGGGGAGCGTGGCGGACACGCTGCTGCGGCAGTGCCCCAAGCCGCTGATGGTGGTGCCCGAGTCGGCCAACCGGGTACGCACGGAATGA
- a CDS encoding cation-translocating P-type ATPase: MSAPAASVVREERTGLSGAEAARRLAEHGRNEIQRGETRSAWGVLLEQFRSPMIALLLGACAVSALLGEHADAIAIGAIVVINALIGFAQESRAERALLALRSMTAPRARVMRDGYAVQLAAAEVVPGDVLLLEAGDIVAADARLYEAHALATNEAALTGESAPVDKAARPVAEDAPLAQRTDRVFLGTAVTRGTGLAEVVATGMRTELGKIAHLLASTGETETPLQKRLEQVTRTLLMACGVVVVLVAALGLWHGEGWMGVLLSSISLAVAAVPEGLPAVVTIALALGVQRMAARHALVRRLQAVETLGSATVVCTDKTGTLTTGTMEVREVWGPDERAVLFTSAACCDASLGPDGKEGTGDPTELALLRAALTKGIRREELERERPRVKVRPFDSETKRMSVLRADGVLYVKGALEVLLPRCRAGTEGAVEATRKLAGRGLRVLAVARGQGEEEEGLELLGLVGMADPPRPEAVEAVAAARAAGVRTVMITGDSQETALAIGRELGIVRPGEDAAELIHARVTAEDKLRIVRRWKERGEVVAMTGDGVNDAPALREAHIGIAMGRTGTEVTREAADLVLTDDNFATIVTAIREGRAIYENIRKTLVYLLVGNVGELTVMLAASLVGLPLPLQPLQLLWINLVTDSLPALALVMDPARAELLSRPPRRPEEPMLGRQQWKHILLVGALEAVVVLGVFIWADPEQHVERARALAFSTLVFAELLRAFAARSATRLFWEVGPLTNRLLVGIVLFSLGLQLAIYELPAARNLFGLEALHLWELGLTFALGLIPVTALELSKLLRRVF, from the coding sequence ATGAGCGCCCCCGCCGCCAGCGTCGTCCGGGAGGAGCGCACGGGGCTGAGCGGGGCCGAGGCCGCGCGGCGGCTGGCGGAGCACGGGCGCAATGAAATCCAGCGAGGGGAGACGCGCTCGGCGTGGGGGGTGCTGCTGGAGCAGTTCCGCTCGCCGATGATCGCCCTGCTGCTGGGCGCGTGCGCGGTGTCGGCGTTGCTGGGGGAGCACGCGGACGCCATCGCCATTGGCGCCATCGTGGTCATCAACGCGCTCATCGGCTTCGCGCAGGAGTCCCGGGCGGAGCGGGCGCTGCTGGCGCTGCGCTCGATGACGGCGCCACGGGCGCGGGTGATGCGGGACGGCTACGCGGTGCAGCTGGCCGCGGCGGAGGTGGTCCCCGGGGACGTGCTGCTGCTGGAGGCCGGGGACATCGTGGCGGCGGACGCGCGCCTGTACGAAGCGCACGCGCTGGCCACCAACGAGGCGGCGCTGACGGGCGAGAGCGCGCCGGTGGACAAGGCCGCGCGCCCGGTGGCGGAGGACGCGCCACTGGCGCAGCGCACGGACAGGGTGTTCCTGGGCACGGCGGTGACGCGCGGCACGGGCCTGGCCGAGGTGGTGGCCACCGGCATGCGCACGGAGCTGGGGAAGATCGCCCACCTGCTGGCCTCGACGGGGGAGACGGAGACGCCGCTGCAGAAGCGGCTGGAGCAGGTGACGCGCACGCTGCTGATGGCGTGCGGGGTGGTGGTGGTGCTGGTGGCGGCGCTGGGCCTGTGGCACGGGGAGGGGTGGATGGGGGTGCTGCTCTCGTCCATCTCGCTGGCGGTGGCGGCGGTGCCCGAGGGCCTGCCGGCGGTGGTGACGATCGCCCTGGCGCTGGGCGTGCAGCGGATGGCGGCGAGACACGCGCTGGTGCGGCGGCTGCAGGCGGTGGAGACGCTGGGCTCGGCGACGGTGGTGTGCACGGACAAGACGGGGACGCTCACCACGGGCACCATGGAGGTGCGCGAGGTGTGGGGCCCGGACGAGCGGGCGGTGCTCTTCACCTCGGCGGCGTGCTGTGACGCCTCGCTGGGACCGGACGGGAAGGAGGGAACGGGAGACCCGACGGAGCTGGCGCTGCTGCGCGCGGCGCTGACGAAGGGAATCCGCCGCGAGGAGCTGGAGCGCGAGCGGCCGCGGGTGAAGGTGCGGCCGTTCGACTCGGAGACGAAGCGGATGTCGGTGCTGCGCGCGGACGGCGTGCTGTACGTGAAGGGCGCGCTGGAGGTGCTGCTGCCCCGGTGCCGTGCGGGCACGGAGGGCGCGGTCGAGGCGACACGGAAGCTCGCGGGGCGGGGCCTGCGCGTGCTGGCGGTGGCGCGGGGACAGGGGGAGGAGGAGGAAGGGCTGGAGCTGCTCGGGCTGGTGGGAATGGCGGACCCGCCGAGACCGGAGGCGGTGGAGGCCGTGGCGGCGGCGCGGGCGGCGGGGGTGCGCACGGTGATGATCACGGGCGACAGCCAGGAGACGGCGCTGGCGATCGGCCGCGAGCTGGGAATCGTGAGGCCGGGGGAGGACGCGGCGGAGCTCATCCACGCGCGGGTGACGGCGGAGGACAAGCTGCGCATCGTGCGGAGGTGGAAGGAGCGGGGCGAGGTGGTGGCGATGACGGGGGATGGGGTGAACGACGCGCCGGCGCTGCGAGAGGCGCACATCGGCATCGCCATGGGCCGGACGGGGACGGAGGTGACGCGGGAGGCGGCGGACCTGGTGCTCACGGACGACAACTTCGCCACCATCGTCACGGCCATCCGCGAGGGCCGGGCCATCTACGAGAACATCCGCAAGACGCTGGTGTACCTGCTGGTGGGCAACGTGGGCGAGCTGACTGTGATGCTGGCGGCCTCGCTGGTGGGCCTGCCGCTGCCGCTGCAGCCGCTGCAGCTCTTGTGGATCAACCTGGTGACGGACAGCCTGCCGGCGCTGGCGCTGGTGATGGATCCGGCGCGAGCGGAGCTGCTGTCGCGTCCGCCGAGGCGCCCGGAGGAGCCGATGCTGGGCCGGCAGCAGTGGAAGCACATCCTGCTGGTGGGGGCGCTGGAGGCGGTGGTGGTGCTGGGGGTCTTCATCTGGGCGGACCCCGAGCAACACGTGGAGAGGGCGAGGGCGCTGGCGTTCTCGACGCTGGTGTTCGCGGAGCTGCTGAGGGCCTTCGCGGCGCGGAGCGCCACGCGTCTCTTCTGGGAGGTGGGGCCGCTGACGAACCGGCTGCTGGTGGGCATCGTGCTCTTCTCGCTGGGGCTGCAGCTGGCGATCTACGAGCTACCGGCGGCGAGAAACCTGTTCGGGCTGGAGGCGCTCCACCTGTGGGAGCTGGGCCTGACGTTCGCACTGGGTCTCATTCCGGTAACGGCGCTGGAGCTCTCCAAACTCTTGCGCCGCGTGTTCTGA
- a CDS encoding sensor histidine kinase: MSLKRVMTTAVIVLGALSLAGAASLVLLTSYLHRTTESLGSSVEGVRLAEALQVDLLNLVRLSSPARSLPSDTDRSRLETEAAIRVHLAEARLQAQSEQERALLAEAEQAISLYLYKREGARGLSSDEELAQVLGPPLEDALEALTRLVDFNVNEAHAARARADQWDQLANIAGVGAAAFLVLGGAALLLWFRRSVFRPLLDISLAMRRFGGGRKRTRAPEAGPTELREIARTFNDMANSLGRQQEEQLTFLAGVAHDLRNPLSALKMSAALVTSDRPLPEDRLRKTMALVRRQVARLDRMVGDLLDATRIEAGRFELSLEDRDARELAREVVELYLAGGSSHDLRLVLPEEPVLLRADATRVEQVLHNLVSNALKYSPMGSRVDVLVERSGDEAVLSVVDRGIGISQEELRNLFAPFRRTGRARETAPGVGLGLSVARRIVEAHRGRIEVESRTGVGSTFRVRLPLAPVTAHPPEEARPEDSASSPAGTVH, encoded by the coding sequence ATGAGCCTCAAGCGGGTCATGACCACCGCCGTGATCGTCCTGGGGGCGCTCTCGCTGGCGGGTGCCGCCTCGCTCGTCCTCCTGACGAGCTACCTCCACCGCACCACCGAGAGCCTCGGCAGTTCCGTGGAAGGCGTCCGGCTCGCCGAGGCGCTCCAGGTCGACCTGCTCAACCTCGTCCGCTTGTCCAGCCCCGCGCGAAGCCTGCCCTCCGATACGGACCGCTCGCGCCTCGAGACGGAGGCCGCCATCCGCGTCCACCTCGCCGAGGCCCGGCTCCAGGCCCAGTCGGAGCAGGAGCGGGCGCTGCTCGCCGAGGCCGAGCAGGCCATCTCCCTCTACCTGTACAAGCGTGAAGGGGCGCGCGGCCTGTCGAGTGACGAGGAGCTGGCCCAGGTGTTGGGTCCTCCCCTGGAGGACGCGCTCGAGGCGCTGACGCGGCTCGTGGACTTCAACGTGAACGAGGCCCACGCCGCCCGGGCCCGGGCCGACCAGTGGGACCAGCTCGCCAACATCGCTGGGGTGGGCGCGGCCGCGTTCCTGGTGCTCGGTGGGGCGGCGCTGCTGCTGTGGTTTCGCCGCTCCGTCTTCCGCCCCCTGCTCGACATCAGCCTCGCCATGCGCCGCTTTGGTGGCGGGCGCAAGCGCACCCGCGCTCCCGAGGCGGGCCCCACCGAGTTGCGGGAGATCGCCCGTACCTTCAACGACATGGCCAACTCATTGGGGCGCCAGCAGGAGGAGCAGCTCACCTTCCTCGCCGGCGTGGCGCACGACCTGCGCAACCCCCTCTCCGCGCTGAAGATGTCCGCTGCCCTCGTCACCTCCGACCGCCCCCTCCCCGAGGATCGTCTGCGCAAGACGATGGCGCTCGTGCGCCGCCAGGTGGCCCGGTTGGATCGCATGGTGGGCGACCTGCTCGACGCCACCCGCATCGAGGCCGGCCGCTTCGAGCTGAGCCTGGAGGACCGGGACGCGCGCGAGCTGGCCCGCGAGGTGGTGGAGCTGTACTTGGCCGGCGGCTCCTCGCACGACTTGCGGCTGGTGCTGCCCGAGGAGCCCGTCCTCCTGCGTGCCGACGCCACGCGCGTGGAGCAGGTCCTGCACAACCTGGTCAGCAACGCGTTGAAGTACTCCCCGATGGGCAGCCGCGTGGATGTGCTCGTCGAGCGCTCGGGCGACGAGGCCGTGCTGTCCGTGGTGGACCGGGGCATCGGCATCTCCCAGGAGGAGCTGCGCAACCTCTTCGCGCCCTTCCGCCGCACGGGGCGCGCCCGGGAGACGGCTCCGGGCGTGGGCCTCGGTCTGTCCGTGGCCCGGCGCATCGTCGAGGCCCATAGGGGACGCATCGAGGTGGAGAGCCGCACCGGCGTGGGCTCCACCTTCCGCGTGCGGCTTCCCCTGGCTCCCGTCACCGCGCACCCGCCCGAGGAGGCCAGGCCCGAGGACTCCGCCTCGAGCCCGGCCGGCACCGTGCACTGA
- a CDS encoding bifunctional metallophosphatase/5'-nucleotidase produces MLHSKKRPVSLASALLALAFSAGCEPTEPDPTPTPNPKDPSFTLQVLHASDMESGLPATDVAPRFSAVLRALEEQYPTQTLKLANGDLWLPGVFFNSGGDKAMERIPAIGKASSGRADMAMLNEMGFHAASFGNHEFDSGPREIRNILLSDGTWSGTKFPYLSSNLDFSANSDLKAQVVDPGKVLDANNPGNSMFNKISASVVFDVNGQKIGVVGATTPQLPRISSPGSVVSSPADPVDYDGLAAIIQKHVDQLRNTGIDKIILMAHMQQHFIEVDELPKRLDGVDIIISGGNHAVWTDEDDVLFSGDTHSEDSLPYPQWKASKSGQPLAVLNVASNWRYVGRFIANFDESGVLMRELHDTSRNGAYAADEAGVARLEASSKVDPEVKTIADAVKGVVLAKDGTIYGKTQVYLNGLRTSVRTEETNLGNITSDANLWYAQKTDPSTVISFKNGGGIRDSIGTVGTGANPTYGPPAANPAANKKAGEISQLDIENSLRFNNELALVTVTAAQLKEVLEHGVSGVRPGDTPGAFPQVSGIRFEYDSSKQAQVVSTGDLSVTKPGERIRKAVIVNASGEVVDTLVENGALAGDPDRTFRVVVLAFLTTGGDVYPFSHYKVLNEERFNAVTLPGTEQKAFADYLTAMYPASGPGYAEADTAKASDARIKPVGP; encoded by the coding sequence ATGCTCCACTCGAAGAAACGACCCGTCTCCCTGGCCAGCGCTCTCCTGGCGCTGGCCTTCTCCGCTGGCTGTGAGCCCACCGAGCCGGACCCCACTCCGACTCCCAATCCGAAGGATCCCTCCTTCACCCTCCAGGTCCTCCACGCCTCGGACATGGAGTCCGGTCTCCCCGCCACCGACGTCGCCCCCCGCTTCTCCGCCGTCCTGCGCGCGCTCGAGGAGCAGTACCCCACCCAGACCCTCAAGCTCGCCAACGGCGACCTCTGGCTCCCCGGTGTCTTCTTCAACTCCGGTGGCGACAAGGCCATGGAGCGCATCCCCGCCATCGGCAAGGCGAGCTCCGGCCGCGCCGACATGGCCATGCTCAACGAGATGGGCTTCCACGCCGCCTCGTTCGGCAACCACGAGTTCGACAGCGGCCCCCGGGAGATCCGCAACATCCTCCTCAGTGACGGAACCTGGTCCGGCACGAAGTTCCCCTACCTCTCCTCCAATCTCGACTTCAGCGCCAACAGCGACCTCAAGGCGCAGGTCGTTGATCCGGGCAAGGTCCTCGATGCCAACAACCCGGGCAACAGCATGTTCAACAAGATCTCCGCCAGCGTCGTCTTCGACGTGAATGGTCAGAAGATCGGCGTGGTCGGCGCCACCACGCCCCAGCTCCCGCGCATCTCCTCGCCGGGCTCCGTCGTCTCCTCGCCCGCCGACCCCGTCGACTATGACGGGCTCGCCGCCATCATCCAGAAGCACGTCGATCAGCTGCGCAACACCGGCATCGACAAGATCATCCTCATGGCGCACATGCAGCAGCACTTCATCGAGGTGGACGAGCTGCCCAAGCGTCTCGACGGTGTGGACATCATCATCTCCGGTGGCAACCACGCCGTCTGGACCGATGAGGATGACGTGCTCTTCTCCGGCGACACCCACTCCGAGGACTCCCTGCCGTACCCGCAGTGGAAGGCTTCCAAGTCCGGCCAGCCCCTCGCCGTGCTCAACGTGGCCTCCAACTGGCGCTACGTGGGCCGCTTCATCGCCAACTTCGACGAGTCCGGCGTGCTCATGCGCGAGCTGCATGACACCTCCAGGAACGGTGCCTACGCCGCCGACGAGGCGGGCGTCGCGCGTCTGGAGGCCTCCTCCAAGGTGGACCCCGAGGTGAAGACCATCGCCGACGCGGTCAAGGGCGTGGTGCTCGCCAAGGACGGCACCATCTACGGCAAGACCCAGGTGTACCTCAACGGCCTGCGCACTTCCGTCCGCACCGAGGAGACCAACCTCGGCAACATCACCTCCGATGCCAACCTCTGGTACGCCCAGAAGACTGATCCCTCCACCGTCATCTCCTTCAAGAACGGTGGCGGCATCCGTGATTCCATCGGCACCGTGGGCACCGGCGCCAACCCCACCTACGGCCCTCCCGCCGCCAACCCCGCCGCCAACAAGAAGGCGGGAGAAATCAGCCAGCTCGACATCGAGAACAGCCTGCGCTTCAACAACGAGCTGGCGCTCGTCACCGTCACCGCCGCGCAGCTCAAGGAGGTGCTCGAGCACGGTGTCTCGGGCGTGCGTCCCGGTGACACCCCGGGCGCGTTCCCCCAGGTGAGCGGCATCCGCTTCGAGTACGACTCCAGCAAGCAGGCCCAAGTCGTCAGCACTGGGGACCTCTCCGTCACGAAGCCCGGTGAGCGCATCCGCAAGGCCGTCATCGTGAACGCCAGCGGCGAAGTGGTGGACACCCTGGTGGAGAATGGCGCCCTCGCCGGTGACCCCGACCGCACCTTCCGCGTGGTGGTCCTCGCCTTCCTGACCACGGGCGGCGACGTCTATCCCTTCTCCCACTACAAGGTGCTGAACGAGGAGCGCTTCAACGCCGTCACCCTCCCGGGCACCGAGCAGAAGGCGTTCGCCGACTACCTCACCGCCATGTACCCCGCCTCCGGTCCGGGCTACGCCGAGGCCGATACCGCCAAGGCCTCCGACGCGCGCATCAAGCCCGTGGGCCCGTAA
- a CDS encoding cysteine hydrolase family protein: MKATSKLKELPLPSFYKPAHAASYGYGPNALNLQAEANTWRGAHGLSAAATDSFNLHLLLIDVQKDFCFPEGSLYVAGRSGRGAIDDSRRIAEFVYKNLGALTNITTTLDTHFAYQIFFPSFWVDQNDQPLTPYREITREQIERGQVRPNPAVAKWLCGGNYPWLLKQVKFYCEELERAGKYTLYLWPPHCLLGSDGHAIAGVVQEARLFHSFARGAQSWAEVKGGNPLTENYSVLRPEVLTRHDGQPLAQRNTQFIKTLLTADAVVIAGQAASHCVKSSIDDLLGEILAQDAALARKVYLLTDCMSAVTIPDGKGGFVADFTPQADAALKRFADAGMHLVKSTDPLASWPDLRIS, encoded by the coding sequence ATGAAGGCCACGTCGAAGCTGAAGGAGCTGCCTCTCCCGTCGTTCTACAAGCCCGCCCATGCCGCCTCTTACGGCTACGGCCCCAACGCCCTGAACCTCCAGGCCGAGGCCAATACCTGGCGCGGCGCCCACGGCCTCTCCGCCGCCGCCACCGACTCCTTCAACCTCCACCTCCTCCTCATCGACGTCCAGAAGGACTTCTGCTTCCCCGAGGGCTCCCTCTACGTCGCCGGCCGCTCCGGCCGCGGCGCCATCGACGACAGCCGCCGCATCGCCGAGTTCGTCTACAAGAACCTCGGCGCACTGACGAACATCACCACCACCCTCGATACGCACTTCGCCTACCAGATCTTCTTCCCCTCCTTCTGGGTCGACCAGAACGACCAGCCCCTCACCCCCTACCGCGAAATCACCCGCGAGCAGATCGAACGCGGCCAGGTGCGCCCCAACCCCGCCGTCGCCAAATGGCTCTGCGGCGGCAACTACCCCTGGCTCCTCAAGCAGGTGAAGTTCTACTGCGAGGAGCTGGAGCGCGCCGGTAAGTACACCCTCTACCTCTGGCCTCCTCACTGCCTCCTCGGCAGCGACGGGCATGCCATCGCTGGTGTCGTCCAGGAGGCCCGCCTGTTCCACTCGTTCGCCCGCGGCGCCCAGTCCTGGGCCGAGGTCAAGGGCGGTAATCCGCTCACCGAGAACTACTCCGTGCTCCGCCCCGAGGTGCTCACCCGCCACGACGGGCAGCCGCTCGCTCAGCGCAATACCCAGTTCATCAAGACGCTCCTCACCGCCGATGCCGTCGTCATCGCCGGCCAGGCCGCCAGCCACTGCGTCAAGAGCTCCATCGATGACCTGCTCGGGGAGATCCTCGCCCAGGATGCCGCCCTCGCTCGCAAGGTGTATCTGCTCACCGATTGCATGTCCGCTGTCACCATCCCCGATGGCAAGGGCGGGTTCGTCGCTGACTTCACTCCCCAGGCCGATGCCGCTCTCAAGCGCTTCGCCGATGCCGGCATGCACCTCGTGAAGTCCACGGATCCTCTCGCTTCGTGGCCGGATCTGCGGATCTCCTAG
- a CDS encoding protein phosphatase 2C domain-containing protein has protein sequence MSSLPFELAAATVLGREHARAGRNNQDALWARASEHGLAAVVADGCGSGAQSELGAQLGARRVVEGALSLLGQVPVDSPEFLQRLGADVLCFLQAISGQLGERAIGEALLFTIVGAVVTPEHTLVFSAGDGLWALNGDVHRLGPFPGNAPPYLAYGLLKPGVVALKANALRPTAEVDSLLLGTDGVSDLVGLAGAQVPEREEPVGPLSQFWSEDRYFSNPDALRRRLALLNRESVRADFPARRLVRVPGLLTDDTTLVVLRRRQGRA, from the coding sequence ATGTCCTCGCTGCCCTTCGAGCTCGCCGCCGCCACCGTCCTGGGCCGGGAGCACGCCCGAGCGGGACGCAACAACCAGGATGCCCTCTGGGCGAGGGCCAGCGAGCACGGCCTGGCCGCCGTGGTCGCGGACGGGTGCGGCAGCGGAGCGCAGAGCGAGCTGGGGGCGCAGCTCGGCGCCCGGCGCGTCGTGGAGGGGGCGCTCTCGCTGTTGGGGCAGGTGCCCGTCGACTCGCCCGAGTTCCTCCAGCGCCTGGGCGCGGACGTGCTCTGCTTCCTGCAGGCCATCTCCGGGCAGCTCGGCGAGCGGGCCATCGGAGAGGCCCTCCTCTTCACCATCGTCGGCGCGGTCGTCACCCCGGAGCACACGCTCGTCTTCTCCGCGGGCGATGGGCTCTGGGCCCTCAATGGCGACGTGCACAGGCTCGGGCCCTTCCCTGGCAACGCGCCGCCGTACCTCGCCTATGGACTGCTCAAGCCGGGTGTCGTCGCCCTGAAGGCGAATGCCCTCCGGCCCACCGCCGAGGTGGACTCGCTGCTGCTCGGCACGGATGGGGTGTCGGACCTGGTGGGCCTCGCCGGGGCCCAGGTGCCCGAGCGCGAGGAGCCCGTGGGCCCGCTCTCCCAGTTCTGGAGCGAGGACCGGTACTTCTCCAACCCGGATGCGCTGCGCCGCCGGCTCGCGCTCCTCAACCGCGAGTCCGTCCGCGCCGACTTCCCGGCCCGCCGCCTCGTGCGAGTGCCCGGGCTGCTCACCGACGACACCACCCTCGTCGTCCTGCGCCGCCGGCAGGGGAGGGCTTGA